Below is a genomic region from Megalopta genalis isolate 19385.01 chromosome 10, iyMegGena1_principal, whole genome shotgun sequence.
AGCAGCTctggaaaattataatttagATAATTTACCTTTCATGGGAGATGAAAGGCAAGCTAATATGTACAAGAATACCTTCTTCTCTATGATTGAGTTGTACAATGCTTGGAATGATTTAAAACTTGATGAGGAAGCAGCAATGGTTGAGAAGTTTTTGCAAGAACTTACAGATCAGCATGGTCTTGTTGAAAAAGACTTGACTACTGTACAATGTGAGTTAGAGGAGAAAGAAAACATATTACAGACTGTTGAAGAAAAGACGCAGAAAATAGATGAAGATGTAAGTCGTTTACAGGAAATTCTCAAAAGTTTACAAAATGACGAGGAGAAGCAGATCAGCGATATCAGAGCAAAAGAAGATTATGTAAAAACGATTATTTCTGACACAGAAAAAATAAATGCTGACTGCAATGTTCTGAATGAACAGATTCGTTTGCAAAACATATGCCGTGACAATTTAATTATACAGATTAAGCAGCAGCCAATGTCTAACACAGAGAAAAATAAGATACTGGAGGAGTGCAAAAAGATTGAGAATTACATGCAACAATTTGATGAGCATTTACAGGACATAAAGAAAGATATATATACAATGGACATTACATTAGCATCGATTAACCACAATTTAACAAAGGTGGTCTTAGCATATAATAAGGAAATATTTATGCACCTTAGCAGAGATATGGGTGTCGATTTGGAAGAATTAAAAATGCCGGAAACTGGTATGTCACATCCTCAAATTATGGATGTATTACATGCTAAAGTTAGTTTAATGAATGATTTCAAAGAATTAatggagaaacaaatcattgagaaagaaattttaattgaattaaattccAACAAATTAGAAGATTTTCAAAAAAAGTTGGAAATATTGAAAGAGGATTGGAGCGATgaaataaagaagaagaagaatctcATCAGTAAGATTAAAACTGACTTCAAGAACGAAGAAGCAAAATTGAGGGAACAAATAAAAGCGTTACAAATTGATATTAAGGAGATTCAAGATTCCATTCCGTCTAGAGAAAAGATTGTACAAGAACTTGAAGAAGCAACAGATAAATTAGATGCAGTACGCAGAAGGAGAGAGTACATTGAAGAATCtgcaaaaatatttttcgaGAAATTTTACAGTATTTTAGGCGAGCATAGAAGCGATATTTATAATCTATTGTCGAAACACGATAAATAATGTAGTATATGTAAATTATATACCAGAAttgcaatatacaatataattttaataaatagcaGAATGTAATATACAGTTGTATGATAGTTTATTTAGGCTTAAGATTTTGTATATTTACACTTTTATATTGTAAGAGCGAATGGCTAAAATTAATGGTTCAAATCTCACAAAACCATGTATGataatttataaatgaaattatatcataaaatgaaaatgtgctatacttgtaataaatataaacaaCAATTTATTTGTAAAGACTGCGTTCGATTATTTTAATCATAAtgtaaaagagaaagaaagaaaggaacttAACACGATTCCACACGTGATAAGgtgaaaattaatatttcgaaattaACATAGAATTTACACTATttactaaataaataatgttttgaagttaaacactACACACTATATGTGTACGTGTTTGTTTATTCCCGTCACTAATTAACAATTTACCACGTATTATCAGGACAAAGTGATTATGCTAAATTATTTAACATGCATGACAATGTAGCGTCAGAGGAAATATACTGACAAACACCACAGCACACTACGGTGAGTTTTCTAGTGCACGATGGACGTGAGTTGAATCGAGTGTCAGGTTAGATGGATCCTAACGGTCGAAAATTCGTCGATTTTCGAACTGATCGCGAGTAAATGAAattgtttttttaaatgtttcagCATAATGAGCAGTAAGACAAACGCTGCATGCAAAACTGTCGCCATTAAGTCCGGCAAATATTCTGTTGAGAACAAGCAACTTTCGGTAACGCATATTTTGGAAGTATGATGGTGCGTAAAATTACTATTGTGTAAAGATGACGTATATTTACTTGTTTCTAGCCTACATCCGAAGTACCTGCAGGTGGTCTGGTTGTGTATGATAATTATAATACCTTGATTGAAGTCACTGTCAAAACAAAGGGACGTAAGCGTACATCCACCATGGTCAGCAGTAGTCCCACTAGTCAGAAGGGTATAGAGGAAAAAAGAAAACCTGGAAGTAGCGGTGATCCTCACCAAAACTGGGCCAGAATTTTTAGGAAACAGAACCGTGCAACTATGAAACAAACCTTGCAACATTTTACAGAAAGGACACCTGCTCCAAAACCAATAAAGAATAGATCCGATTCTAAAGATTCAAAGAAGCAATCTTTAAATTGTCAAAGGCATGACGTTAGTATACACACTTTTCATATCTTGTAGAGTACACATACCGTGAGATAATTACTTTGTTCGTTGTATTTAGCAGAAGCGTTTGGATGAGGTTCCTGTTAGACAATCAAGCTCTCAAAAGAAACTAGAAGAGCAGATGAGGAACACCCCGCATACATCACATCCATCTACCACATCGTTATCAAGCTCTGTGAACTCTATCTTAGTTTTAGATAAAGGTGTACAATGCGGCGGAATTTTTGATTCTATTGATGACAGATATAAAGCATTCAATCCAGTACGTATCTTAGGGTTCTTAATGAAAGAATTAGAGCACTTGGTCAAAGGTGAGAAAGCCAGTAAGATTTTAAGTAATATGGAACAACTGTTGCTTATAATATCAGAAGAATTTGGGAAGTCAATTGCCATGGTATGTTTATTGGAGACTTGTAGAAAGCTGTATTTATCGACTgtacattataaaaatattaacttCTAGGATCCAGAAGCAATAGCACTACGCTCGAAATTAGAAGAAACTACACTTCAATTGGAAGAAACAAGCAGAAAAATGAACACCACGTGCGAAACATTGCGAGAAGAGCGTGACTCTTTACAACGGTAGATTTTAAAAATGTCTAGAACTTAGTGTTGTCGAacgtagaaaattgaaaagtattttattttaaacagGCAAGTTCAAAAACAAAATGTATTGATAAACAAAGCTCAGGAAAGACAATTACATTTAGAAACGACTATAAAAGCACTGGGGAATGACTTAGAGGATGGAATAAAAGTAGCGCGGGCAAGGGAAAAGACAATAGCAGATTTAAGAACGAGTATTGCTGAGCAGATAGAACTTGCGAGGCAGAGGCATTTAGAGGTGCAATATTTAACTCTCGAGAAGGACAAACTGTCGGTATTATGTTCGTACAAGGATACACTTTTAACCGAACTTCGGAATTCTATTAAGTTAGTTGAACACCATAAGCTACAACGTATATCAATAACTTCAAATGGAGAATAATGTTTTAAAATTTCTAGGGAGTTGCAAAATCAAATTTCTGATCAACTGTGCAACTTGAATATATATGTTCACGAAGATAACAATCCTATGATTTCATTGGTACATGGAGGTCTCGCGTGTTCTTCGCCAACTTCTTCGTCGTCCCGAGAATCGAACATACGTACTTCTTGCCACGAAATTTCTGACGTGTCATTGTCGATCGTAGGCCAGGAACCTTCCAAAAATATGGATCATCGAAGATTTATACGAAAGCCAGAAAAGGTCACAACTGTTTCTGAGAATATAATCGGGAATTTGGAAAAGAAGCGGACAAAGGCAAACAAGGAATATCAAACTAAAGACTCTGCTAACTTGGAATTTGTTAGCTTACCTTGTGGAGAATCCTCGCTCACGCTGTTGCCGTCTTACAAAGATCTTGGTTGTACGGAAAATAATCAATCAGGTACAATAGTCAGTTAAGGTGGTGGTCAAGGTGGTCACATATGAAGATCATCTTCAATTCTTTAAAAGTGACTATTCAAtgtaagaaaatataaatatattttcagttAACAAAGGAAAAGGGGAGTTTACGTTGGTTCAGAAAAGGAGCGATAACTTGCGTAATTTCAAGACTTTAAGTTCGCCTCCGGAAAAGCTTTTCGAGACAAGAATACACGCAGAAGATGAACCGAAAATTCAAAGAACTTTGGAACTACAAGAGAAACAGAGTCTCGGCAAAAAATCCAGCTTAATCGATGCTTCCAGTAAATTAAAAAGTAATTTAGATAATAATCCGATAGGTTCTAGTATATCGGAGCAGTTTCATAACATCTTCCATGACATCAgagtgcaaagtagaatgccGGTGAACATACCAAGTCCTCCAAGGAGTTATCCTCATCCTGATTGGAGCGATAGCACCCTGCCAAGTATCAGTACAGCTTCCGAACTGAATGTGATACCGTCGAATGACACGTAGCCAGCTTTTTTGTTGCAGGGCAATGTTGCGATGTGAtcgtaaattattatttatccaCAGAAGTGCATCTTTGGGGAAACAtaaaaattgaattatattttctGATCTCAATGatttaacaatataattttaaGGTAATAATATACAgaagacatatatatatgtacacagTATAAATtgtatcaatttttttttttttgtttgacTTAAAATGTACTTTCCTATTTTATATATCTGACGTTTGATTTTTGTAAATGTGAGTGAAGTTTGTACACaagaatatataatttaaaaaaatatcgtTTATAAATGTAACGGTGTAATTGTTCAGAATGGAAAGGATTTGTTAAAACTTTTATTAACGTGGACTTAATGCAAAACGCACGTTAATACCAAAGTACATACACGAGAATGTATTGTAACTTATATTACAATATCGGTGCATCGTTGTGTTGACATAAATTAGGAAATTTTTGCGAGAGCGTGTGAATGAACTGAATTGATAATCTTGCGAAATAAAAGTGAATACGTTTGATGTGtgccttttttttttaataaacaatataCATACTCATTGATTCGACTACGTTCACATTAAGAAATAGCAAggatacaatataaatatgacATGAAAAACcaggtgtatatatatatattttttatcacatatgtatatatacaagtAAAGTATAATACTTATATTTTGTAAGTCTTAATAGGATTAAAAGGGAACATTTTAGTACACGTAAAACATTCAtcaattttgcataaagacgTCTTGAAATACATATACATGTTTCCCAGTAAGCGTGTACGATCGTgtactctttttctctcttcgcGCAAAAATTCGATCCTCCGTGAttattcttctttttcttttctttctttttttttttacttctgTTTCCAGCGACCGAGAAACGTTCATCCGCTAACAACTATCGTAATACGAACACAGTCCTAGCATTCGATGCGCGTTAAAATAAGTAGTGTCAACTTCGAGACGAAAAAGACTGTCTTCGCATTTGAAATGACTTCGATGAAAATTGCGATAAAACTTGAAGTATTAAAAACCCTTTATTTAAATACGCGTCTCCTATCTCACGGGGGAACCTTCCTCGACCGATTTCCAACGTGTTCTCTATTTGTCCACGACACGATTCCGTGGTTTACAGCCGTGAAAAATATGAATTTCGACCCGTAGAATTTTGATTTTCGCGCCGTTCCCTCGTTCGTCCGCCACGTGACCACGTAAAATACGTTAAAACCTTTGAAAAACGTGCGAGAAACGATTGCGCCCTCGAAGAAAATTCCCCCGATACGTATTCTCGCGCGATATATCGAAAGATTAAAGTTCCCTTGTCGGATACGTATACTTTCACGTACAGGTCGGTACGGTTTTTCCTTACGACATACTCTCGAGGCTGTCATTTAAAAACATAAACTATCATTTGATTTCTTAATGCTCGTCGATGGTCTCCTTAATTAATTTTAGAAAACGTTCTTCCGTTACCATCttcttttgtttcttttttctttttttctttccccGGAATCATAATACAAAAGTCTTTGTTACATCTACGAACAAATTCGAATTCGAAGatcgatatatatatagcagCAACGGCAATTATATCGAATGAAATCGCACGGCGCGCGAAAAATCGGATAGATCGATATCTATCGATAGGTTCGCGCGATGACGGAAACGTGTAGAAACGGGCACAGAACGAAAGTTTTGCGGTGTGCTGCCGTGTGGGCTCGAATATTTGTTTTCGCGTCGACGtacataaatattcgcgttcgtatatatttcattatttgtCGTATGAAATTACCACTTGTCTCGGCAATAATCTACGATACACCGCGGATCACAAAATTCTTTCGTTAATTTACGTATCGTTATCGTAATGTCTCTGAGGTATTACGTACATTCATGGTTTAAGAAACTCGGGCAACTATTCGTATGTCTCATTCGAATCCGTCCCCCGGGGGGGAATAATATCGAAACTTGCCCAACAGGTTAGAAACGGAAATAGTTTTCGTATGTAATTCGCGGCCCGTGATTCCCATAACGGACCTTGGATTTCGATGACCAACATCGACCGCCAATTAACCGACCGCCATTTTTCAAATCTAGATCCCGAACTGTGATTAGCGTGTCTCTAATTGGCCATCGATGCTGTTACATGGAAGGTTGTCACGCGTGCTGTTTCTAATTCCAAACGCCATTGTAAAGGTATTGTGAACTACGGCCCTTCCCGAACCCAAACAGTTGGCGACACATAAGCGAACCACCGAATGGCGAACTTTTCTATGAGAATTGCCTCGATATCTAAAAATCCGTCTGCAGTCCCGTTTATCTGTTCCTTTATGGACGTATTTTGGTACGTATATCTCGGGGACACGATAATCTCCCCGTTAAATACGGTATTAACCTCAAGTCAGTCGTTGTAAACGAAAACTTGTTACATTTTGAGAATCTGATTTACATCGGATCGATCTAACGAAACGATAGTAatgttcaattattattatactccCTTCGGAAATAATGAATGCAATGGTTGCGCATATTTTACTATGAAATGTACTGGGAAAAatgaaatttattcgatcgttgTCCACGAAACCATGTTCATAATATAAAAAATCATATAGTAatcatctatatattatatatagtatataatatgaaAAATCATACAgtaatcatatatatattatatatagtatataatataaaaaatcatACAGTAatcatctatatattatatatagtatataatataaaaagtcATATAGtaatcatttatatattatatatagtatataatataaaaaaatcatACAGTAatcatctatatattatatatagtatataatataaaaaattatatagtaatcatctatatattatatatagtatataatataaaaaatcatATAGTAatcatctatatattatatatagtatataatataaaaaatcatATAGTAatcatctatatattatatatagtatataatataaaaaatcacATAAAGTAAGTCAGCTGAAATAGCCGGGTTGGATTTAGCGTTAATGGGCACCTCGAGGCGCGTAATTTGAACTTGAGAAGTAAACCCGTCGGCGGGTCCGCCTCGTGACAAGATGGACCAATGAGAGGGGCCCGTCACGTGGCCCAGTTTTCAATTGAACAGGCGACAATAAATTGTGCGATTGTTTCTCGCGAATGCAGAATGACGAAGAGCGGGTAGAACGGGCGGTGTTTTCGCCGTTATTCACGAGCGCCAACGTGAACCAAGTGGAACCAACCGTGTAAGTGAAGGGTGAAATAAATAACGCTCgcgcgaaacaattcgaattttGAATTTGTCAAGACACAGCACGCTGTGCGAACCTTCCTGTCGTTATACGTCTAGAAGTATACTCGTGTGTCGCGCGTGTCGGTGatgtgtatatttttatatacagcTATCTTAAATTACATATGTACATTATTTCCTTACGAAGTAAACGGATCAGTATTCGAGACTCgtgttcctttttcttttttcctttcgtTTTTGTTTTGGTACCGATCGGGTGTTTCACGCATTCTTTTGATTCTCGCACGAGTGAGTTCGACCACGCGAAATATAAATTATCGTACGACAGACGGGAGCACAGTGACATTATTAGCATCCGGACAGACTATGTGTGAGTCGCGACACCTCGCTTTTGACTATTCCGCCGCCATCTTGGCCATCTCTTACCGTTCGAAATGATCGTTTGATTTTGTTCGTCGTTTTCttccctttctccctctctctctctctctctctctctctctctctctctcgttctcttttcgttcgttcgtttttttttctccgtTTTACAATATATCGGCGCGACTCGCGAAAAACGAATGACAGCGaaaaaattatgatatttatcACCAGCGAACTGTCGTATCGTTTTACAAACTGCGTGTGctcgtttttctttctttctttcttttttcgtttctttctttctcggaTATTATCTTTTTCGATCGGAAGTATAGAAATTGTGTATCGGTAGATCGGTGGTTGGTGAGTCGATTGAAAATGAATCCCCGGCCAACACTCCTTCTCTCTCATTTCTCCCCCTTTTAAATATCCTACTTAGATAGTTCTCAAACTATTTACGAGATACGCTCGAGTATAGCTCAGATATCGGAAGTGATAGTGGGCTgttgttgtaaaaataaaaatttaacattTGTCTTCATCTTGAGGTTGCGTATGGAAGGACATTgttgtttattgtttattgTACGTTATTATACTGCTTCTGTTTCGGTGTAAAAATATAAAGCATTTCGATTACAGACTTCGTATGTATGGGCGTCGCCATTGTTACCGAGAAATCGGCAGTTAGTTTACGATAatctcttttctctttctcctctctGTCTGTCTCGATAACTTCCTTGATGCAGGGTTGCACGAATGATAACGCGGATAGGGGGGGAACAGGGGAGGACGGGGGACCTGGGGGAGGCAGGAGAAATCATGAAAAGAAAGCGAGAGACGTTCGATCTGTTAACCGGGGaggacgagttaactcgtcggGGTAATCTGCGCCGCCCTCGCGGCCGATCTTTACTGTTCCATTTATTTATCTAATTAATCTTGTAGTCAACTGTAACATATAATATCTGTAATAgtataaactatatatatatatatattgtatctGCACAAATCGCAGCGTAATATTCATCGGATTGTTTTTATTCGTCGATAATTACGTCTATACAGGCGCTTATGGTCGAATAATCGCCCGGTTAACAGGCGAACGGCGTCGCATTGTGAACGCATTGTTGCAGAAACATTCGGGGGTAGACCACTATTTTAACCTTTAATCCGAAGTCTCGCGAAGTAGAACCGTTGTAGCGTTTCCGGCGAAGTTGCCCGACCACCGGGAATCTCCCATAAACGCGGAGACGCTTGTCGGAAGAGACAACAGTTAATTATAAATCGGGAAAATGTAACGCGAACCTCTAATCCGTGTTACTATTTTTTGCAGCTGGCGTCTCCACAAAAGTTGCTCTCGTGGACACTGTTAATTAGGAATCGGAAAGGACTGGTGTCTAACTGCGAGGAAGAAAACTTGTGATAGGTTCCAATGAAAACCCGAGGAAAAGTTCAGGGGATCAAGAACGGAGGCAATACATCATGATAAAGGACATAAATGTTACCTTGCCAGCTGCAAAGGTATTACGGTAATTGCCAATCCTTGGTGCCATCTGCCAGGATCCAGTGATCCGGAAACATTGGGAGCCATTACACCCGATTAATCCACTTATTCTACCAATCGGAAATTAGGGGCGTGATCGTTAGCGGTCACTGTTAAACCTCTTGTATG
It encodes:
- the Ndc80 gene encoding kinetochore protein Ndc80, translated to MSSKMRSSSVGRRSPTNPVRISTIESKRSDTLKPKASTGAESSFIPRPRTKSCDRTSTRASSIKPTGKTPLRHGPTTPRTPRINAAKHSALLSVGNSSRIHSALPTGPRSLSADRISSLGTKGSKKDTRPLTDKTYQAYMLNKIDTYFNANQLIHMLNSNGSIKPITLKMFVEISAYLVKMLGIKSFLTNTNYVEELPKIAKKLHYPGVITKSWLKTANAMHSWPNVLRWICWLVEICEVREAALENYNLDNLPFMGDERQANMYKNTFFSMIELYNAWNDLKLDEEAAMVEKFLQELTDQHGLVEKDLTTVQCELEEKENILQTVEEKTQKIDEDVSRLQEILKSLQNDEEKQISDIRAKEDYVKTIISDTEKINADCNVLNEQIRLQNICRDNLIIQIKQQPMSNTEKNKILEECKKIENYMQQFDEHLQDIKKDIYTMDITLASINHNLTKVVLAYNKEIFMHLSRDMGVDLEELKMPETGMSHPQIMDVLHAKVSLMNDFKELMEKQIIEKEILIELNSNKLEDFQKKLEILKEDWSDEIKKKKNLISKIKTDFKNEEAKLREQIKALQIDIKEIQDSIPSREKIVQELEEATDKLDAVRRRREYIEESAKIFFEKFYSILGEHRSDIYNLLSKHDK
- the LOC117220210 gene encoding uncharacterized protein LOC117220210 isoform X1: MSSKTNAACKTVAIKSGKYSVENKQLSPTSEVPAGGLVVYDNYNTLIEVTVKTKGRKRTSTMVSSSPTSQKGIEEKRKPGSSGDPHQNWARIFRKQNRATMKQTLQHFTERTPAPKPIKNRSDSKDSKKQSLNCQRHDQKRLDEVPVRQSSSQKKLEEQMRNTPHTSHPSTTSLSSSVNSILVLDKGVQCGGIFDSIDDRYKAFNPVRILGFLMKELEHLVKGEKASKILSNMEQLLLIISEEFGKSIAMDPEAIALRSKLEETTLQLEETSRKMNTTCETLREERDSLQRQVQKQNVLINKAQERQLHLETTIKALGNDLEDGIKVARAREKTIADLRTSIAEQIELARQRHLEVQYLTLEKDKLSVLCSYKDTLLTELRNSIKELQNQISDQLCNLNIYVHEDNNPMISLVHGGLACSSPTSSSSRESNIRTSCHEISDVSLSIVGQEPSKNMDHRRFIRKPEKVTTVSENIIGNLEKKRTKANKEYQTKDSANLEFVSLPCGESSLTLLPSYKDLGCTENNQSVNKGKGEFTLVQKRSDNLRNFKTLSSPPEKLFETRIHAEDEPKIQRTLELQEKQSLGKKSSLIDASSKLKSNLDNNPIGSSISEQFHNIFHDIRVQSRMPVNIPSPPRSYPHPDWSDSTLPSISTASELNVIPSNDT
- the LOC117220210 gene encoding uncharacterized protein LOC117220210 isoform X2, with translation MSSKTNAACKTVAIKSGKYSVENKQLSPTSEVPAGGLVVYDNYNTLIEVTVKTKGRKRTSTMVSSSPTSQKGIEEKRKPGSSGDPHQNWARIFRKQNRATMKQTLQHFTERTPAPKPIKNRSDSKDSKKQSLNCQRHDKRLDEVPVRQSSSQKKLEEQMRNTPHTSHPSTTSLSSSVNSILVLDKGVQCGGIFDSIDDRYKAFNPVRILGFLMKELEHLVKGEKASKILSNMEQLLLIISEEFGKSIAMDPEAIALRSKLEETTLQLEETSRKMNTTCETLREERDSLQRQVQKQNVLINKAQERQLHLETTIKALGNDLEDGIKVARAREKTIADLRTSIAEQIELARQRHLEVQYLTLEKDKLSVLCSYKDTLLTELRNSIKELQNQISDQLCNLNIYVHEDNNPMISLVHGGLACSSPTSSSSRESNIRTSCHEISDVSLSIVGQEPSKNMDHRRFIRKPEKVTTVSENIIGNLEKKRTKANKEYQTKDSANLEFVSLPCGESSLTLLPSYKDLGCTENNQSVNKGKGEFTLVQKRSDNLRNFKTLSSPPEKLFETRIHAEDEPKIQRTLELQEKQSLGKKSSLIDASSKLKSNLDNNPIGSSISEQFHNIFHDIRVQSRMPVNIPSPPRSYPHPDWSDSTLPSISTASELNVIPSNDT